In candidate division WOR-3 bacterium, the genomic stretch TGAGACAATCTTCCCAAAAGCCGCGCCGATGATGATGCCGACCGCCATATCAATCACATTGCCCCGCAGGGCAAACTCCTTAAACTCCTTGAAAAGAGCCATACGCCTCCTTTACTGGTTTATCAGCCACCTACTCATATCTCAGTATCCTGCTGAACAGGCACATTGTCAATAAAATCAGCAAACTGCTATTATTTCCCTAACCCTCTGATAAAAATCTGGTTAAACAATTTCAGGTTGCGAATCACCAATTCTGATGGAAATTCTGCGTTAATTTTTTCCGTTTTCTGGCTCTTAATGGATAGAGAGGAAAATGCGACTGTCCCTGGCGGCAGGGCAGCGCACAATAAAATCTGCCGCAGAAAGGAGGTGTTTTTATGAGTAATGTGACGAAGCGGATTCTCAAGTGGACTGTGAAAACCGACCCGGAGCGCATCAAGGCGATTCTTGAGGAACTGCGTCCCACGATGATTGCCAATGTCCAGGCCACTTTTCCTGAACTGGTGGCGATTGAGACCCAGATAAAGCAGGTTCTTGATGGTGAGGGGGTGTCGGTTATCGACTACCCGTTCTACCTCGCCTTCGGACGCGAACTCTGGTCCAAGCAGCGGGCAGGATTGTCCGGCGACTCTTTGGCGATTGAGGCTCAGACCTTAATCCAGAAGTGGGTTGCAAGGGGTCTTGCCCAGCCGGTTCTTGAGGTGATTCGCACCCAGGTGTTCAACATCTCACCAATCGGACCGTAACCAAAAAGGGCAGGGGTTCAGTTGAACCCCTGCCCTTTTAGTAGCGCAATATCTACATCTGCAGAATTTTTCTTTAGAAGCGTAATTTTTCTGCGGAATATAATGCCGCTGCGCAGCCATCAGCGGGTTTAAATTTTATCACATTAGAAATCTGCAACTTATCATAATGCCGCTGTGGCAGGTGTGGCATAAATATTGTGTCATAACATATATGGTCGCAGAAAAAAGGAGGCTAAAAGTTTTTCTTGACAAAGGGGCTTGGGGGGGTAATATTATTGCAGATTGGGCTTTGGGTTACAGTGAATAACCGGCTCAATTTTACAGGCGGCACCGGCCTGAGACGATAGGTCTTCATCTGTGGTGCGCAGATGGAGGTTTAGTAGGTGATGGCTGGAACCGAACTCTTGGGCGAGGAGGTTCTGGCAGAAACATTAAGCAAAGGAGGCTTAATGGTAAAGGGTGGACTAAAGTCAGTAATGCTTGCAGGCATCTTCCTGCTTGCGCTCGGCACCACCGCAATGGCGACCGATATTACTTACTACTCTGGTGATATCTGGGGCGGTCAGACGATTGATGTCGGCAATATCTATGCGATACTGCATTATGACGCAACTGACACGACACTCGTAATCAAGTATGAGACTGAAGGCGGGTGGATGATTGAGAAATGTGATCTCTGGATTGGAACAACTCCGCCGATAGAGAGAGGCGCTCCGGGTCAATATCCTTACAATTCAGGACCGGTCAATGATGACGAGTACAGTTTCAGTATCCCGATTAGCGAACTGAGAACAAAGTTCGGTATTAACTGGGGCTCTGCTGTTTATGTGATGCCGCACTGCGATGTCTGGCTTGATGAGAATAAAAACGGGGAAAAAGATGGAGGCGAACAGGGTCAGACCGGTTATGGCGGCACTGTTATTAAACCCAAGAAGGGATCCTGGTTCGGCTATTTCTGTTTCAGACTTGATCCGCCTGAGGAACCGAACCCGGGGCCTGAACCATACAGCGGTATTACCCTTACCCGTGGATACTGGAAGCGGTTCTGGTGGACACCGACTCCACAGAAACCCAGGCCACCACAGTGGTGGACCGAGGAATCAAAGAGTAATTTCCTGCCGGTTACCCTTGCTGGTGTTGAATTTGAAATACCCTACGACTTCTGGTCTCAACTTGACCTGCCGGTCAGAGCGAAGATATTCAATCAGTTCCTTGACCAGTTAATCGCACTCTACTGCAATATGACCCGTAATGGAGACCTTGATGGGGTTGTCTATCAGGGTAGCGTAACTGATTATTACGGCTGGACAGTAGCTCAGATTTTTGCCGAAGCCAACTCCTGCGACGAGGACACCGACCGTGCGACCCTTGTAGCGCTGAAGACGGTGATGGATGAGATTAACAACAACGAGACAACTCAGGTTCTTGTGGTACCATAAATAAGGAAAAAACCTTAAAGGGAGAGCCAAGCGGCTCTCCCTTTTTATTTGTCCGTTTTGCTAAGGGCGGAATAATTTCCTGAATTAAGAGAAAGACAGAATCGTTTGTCATCCAAAGCCAGTCTAAATATATGGTCAAGAAAAATCAGGAGTGAATTTAATAGCCGGCTGTTAAATACCACCTGAAAACTTATAAGGTGGCACCGACCTGTGACGAACCCTGTATCTGAGGTGCGCAGATGCATTCAGAACCCTGAGGAGAATACTTAAAGGGTTCTTGAAAGAATAAACCTCATAAGCTAAGGAGGCTTAATGTTGAGGAATGGAACAAAAGCAGCAATGCTGACAGGCGTCATGCTCCTGGCGCTGGGCACATTGGCAAGCGCAGGTGTTGCTACCCTGTATCAGGGCGATATCTGGGGCGGCAAGACGATTGATGTTGGTAATATCTATGCGATACTGCATTATGATGCCACTGATACTACCCTTGAGATAAAGTATGTTACCGAGAATGGCTGGTGGATGAAGGAATGCCAGCTGGATACGAGCACGACCGCACCGGCTGAGCGTGGTTCACCCGGTCAATACGCCTATAAATCAGGCGCTATTAACACCACCGAATACAGTTTCTACATTCCGATTGCTGACCTGCATGCACTTTATCCCGATGAGGCAGATGGGGTCTGGGGTCAGGATGTTTATTTCCTGCCGCATACTGCGGTGGTGAAGGTCAATGAGCAAGGTCAAGTTGTGCAGGATGAAACCGGATATGGCGGTGATGTGAAGGATGGTAGTCCTTGGTATGGTTATTTCTATATCACTCTTTTAAAGCCGACTCCGACTGGCGAGGAGCCAGAGCCATTTGAAGGCGAAACCTATACCCGCGGGTACTGGCAGCGCTACTGGTGGACACCGACTGCAAAGAAGCCGAACCCGCCGAGAATCTGGACCGATGAGTTCAAGGCAAAGGCACTGCCCGTAACCCTTGCCGGCGTTTCTTTCTCCACACCGCAGGACTTTTATGACTGGCTCAAGACACCGGTTGAGGGCAATATGTTTATCCAGTTTGAGGCGCAGTTAATCGCGCTCCACTGCAACCTGAAACTTACTGAAGACCTTGGCGATGCCATCTACAACGATTACAATCAGACTGGCGAGCCGATGGAGGGAATGACGGTTCAGGCGATTTACGACAGCGCCAACAAATACAATCAGTATACTGATGTAACCCTGCTTACTGAGATGAAGGATGTGATGGATGCTATCAACAACAACTACGAGTCAACCGAGAAGGTGCTCTGGCAGGGGCAGATGGGTTCGGTCGCAAACTTAGGCAATACTGCCCGGTTGAGCGTGAGCCCGAATCCGTTCACCTCAAGTGTGCGCATCAGAATGCAGAGCGGTCCTGCTGCCAGTTTCCGGGTGAGCGTTTATGACCGTGCTGGCAATAAGGTTAACGAACTGACCGCTGCTAACAATGAGGTGGTCTGGAACGGAACCGATGCCAACGGACGCAAACTATCAGCCGGAGTTTATTTGCTCAAGGCAGAGGGTGCGCAGGGTGCAAGCGCCCGCGTTGTCATCAGCAGATAAACGGTGTTAAACCTTAAGGGAGAGCCAAGCGGCTCTCCCTTTTTATTTTATGAAGGTTTGCCGAGAATCAGATAGGCGATGCCAAGATAAATGCCAGTGCCAAGGATATCGGCAAGGGTTGTTATCAATGGGGTGCTGGCGGTTGCCGGGTCGCGCTTCAGTTTTGTGAAGATAAAGGGCAAAACAACACCGATAGCACCGCCAACAATCACATTGACCACCATTGCGAGAATCACAACCGGGGCAACCTTGATACCGCCCCGGATAAAGCCCATAAGAGAGATGCCCAGCCCCATTGTCAGACCGAGCGCCGCAGCAATGAGAATCTCCTTGCCCAAGAGATAGAGCCAGTCCTTCATTTTGACCGTGCCTACCGCCAGCGCCCTGATGACCAGCGTTGCTGACTGGGAACCGGCATTGCCGGCGGTGTCAACGAGCACGGGCAGAAATGTTACCAGGACAACATATCTTGCCAAGAGGTCAGAAAAGCCCTGGATGATGCCACCGGTAATTAAGTCCATTAAAAGCAGGGCAAGGAGCCAGACAATCCGGCTGCGGTAAAGGAGCCGGAGCGGAACCTCGCGCAGTTTGGTGATGAAGGTTAAATCAATCCTGCCTGGATGGATACCGGAAATCTTGGTGATATCCTCAGTCTGCTCCTCGCGCAGGACATCAATGATGTCGTCAACGGTTACAATCCCCAAGAGGATGCCATCAGGATTGACCACCGGCAGGGCAAGCAGGTCATAGCGCTGGAACACCTTTGCCGCCTCCTCCTGGTCAAGGTTTGCCTCAACTGATATTACTCTATGGTCCATCAGCGCCTCAATCCTTTCGTCCGGTGGCGCAAGAATCAGTTTTCTCAAAGGGATGTCATCCAAGAGTCGGTTCTTTTCATCAACGACATAAACGGTATTTATCGTCTCGGCATCCACACCGTTTTTACGGATGTGGTCGAGCGCCTGTTTTACCGTCCAGTGAGAAAATACCGAAACATAATCCGGGGTGAGAAGCCTGCCCACACTGTTTTTCGGAAACCCGAGGCTTAAGAGGGTTTCGCGCCGGTCTTCTGGTGAGAGGAGGTTTAGCGCCCGCTGGATTAGTGTCGGGGGCAGGTCTTCAAAAAGTTCTGTTCGGTCGTCGGGTGCCAGTTCTGCCATCAACGCCTTGACCTGCTCATCCGAAAGGTTTTTAATCAGGGTTAATTGGGTGTCCGGGTCAAACTCGGCGAAAACCTCTGACTGGAGGTCACGGGGCAAAAGCCGGAAAAGAACAACGATTTCCGGGTCTTTAAGGCTGGCAATCAGGTCCGCGATGTCAGGCGCAGGCCAGTGGGAAAGGACA encodes the following:
- a CDS encoding FlgD immunoglobulin-like domain containing protein, whose amino-acid sequence is MLRNGTKAAMLTGVMLLALGTLASAGVATLYQGDIWGGKTIDVGNIYAILHYDATDTTLEIKYVTENGWWMKECQLDTSTTAPAERGSPGQYAYKSGAINTTEYSFYIPIADLHALYPDEADGVWGQDVYFLPHTAVVKVNEQGQVVQDETGYGGDVKDGSPWYGYFYITLLKPTPTGEEPEPFEGETYTRGYWQRYWWTPTAKKPNPPRIWTDEFKAKALPVTLAGVSFSTPQDFYDWLKTPVEGNMFIQFEAQLIALHCNLKLTEDLGDAIYNDYNQTGEPMEGMTVQAIYDSANKYNQYTDVTLLTEMKDVMDAINNNYESTEKVLWQGQMGSVANLGNTARLSVSPNPFTSSVRIRMQSGPAASFRVSVYDRAGNKVNELTAANNEVVWNGTDANGRKLSAGVYLLKAEGAQGASARVVISR
- the mgtE gene encoding magnesium transporter: MMFTIMPERKRINILKQLLEPEIIEMLRQKDWHALKDVLSHWPAPDIADLIASLKDPEIVVLFRLLPRDLQSEVFAEFDPDTQLTLIKNLSDEQVKALMAELAPDDRTELFEDLPPTLIQRALNLLSPEDRRETLLSLGFPKNSVGRLLTPDYVSVFSHWTVKQALDHIRKNGVDAETINTVYVVDEKNRLLDDIPLRKLILAPPDERIEALMDHRVISVEANLDQEEAAKVFQRYDLLALPVVNPDGILLGIVTVDDIIDVLREEQTEDITKISGIHPGRIDLTFITKLREVPLRLLYRSRIVWLLALLLMDLITGGIIQGFSDLLARYVVLVTFLPVLVDTAGNAGSQSATLVIRALAVGTVKMKDWLYLLGKEILIAAALGLTMGLGISLMGFIRGGIKVAPVVILAMVVNVIVGGAIGVVLPFIFTKLKRDPATASTPLITTLADILGTGIYLGIAYLILGKPS